Within Sorangiineae bacterium MSr11367, the genomic segment CGCCGATCGATTGCCCATCCCGGCGTGTACGCCAAGGCCGCGACGGCGATGCTGGAGGCCATCGCGGCAAGCGCGCGACCGTCGTTGCGCCTCCTCGTGGTGGGCGGGGCCGGGAGCTTGGAGCTGCGCCCCGGTCTGGCGTTGGTCGACTCGCCCGATGTTGGGCAGCGCCTGGACGAAATCGGAATACCGCGCGAGTACGAGGTGGCCGTTCGCGGGCATCGGGATGCGTTGAACGTGCTGCGTCTGTCCAACCGCAATTGGACGTACTTCAGCCCGGCCGAGCAGATTGGGCCCGGCGAGAGGACTGGGCGATTCCGGCTCGGCGAGAATCAACCGGTGCTCGACGCCGACGGGAAGAGCCGCATCTCCTACGAGGATTTCGCCGTAGCGTTGATCGATGAAGTGGAGATCCCCAAATACATCCAACGGCGATTGACGATTGGGTATTAGAACGAGAACGTGAGCCCGAGGCTCACCGGCGTGTCGTATCGCTCGTGGACCGTGTGAAAGGGAAGATCGAGGCGCGCGGAGCCGGCGACGCGGAATTGGTCTTTGCGGAAAACCTCGATGCCGAGTTCCACGTAGGCCGAAGGGCCGGTTTCGAGGGGCGCGTTGCGGGTCGAGAACCAGGACCAGCCGACGCCGGCCCCGAGCAAAGGGCTCATGCTGCCCGGAAAGGGGTAGTACCGCGGGCCGAAATAGATGGAGCTGAGTTGCGTCTCGCTCGCGTCGCTCGAGGGGAACGCGGCGCGGCCGCCGCCGCCGATGGCGAAACGCCGCAGGTGGTAACGCACGGACGCGTCGAACCCGAAGGCAAAGCCCTTCATGTTGGGGGTGACGCCGTAGGCCCCGACGGCCACGCGGACAGGGCTCCAGCGCTTTTTCTTGGGCGCCGCCTCGTTCACGAGCTGCGTGTCGTCGCGCGGTTCGATCTCACCGGGCTGTTGGGAAAGGACTGCGAGAAGCGAAGAAGCGAAGAGCCACGTCATGGTGACGCCACTACTTCGCAATGCGCGTGCCACGCGGCGCGTAAGGCATTTTGCGCCCTAGTGAAATGAGGACCTCAGTCGGTGTGCACGTGGCGCACGCTTTCGAGCCCGCGGTGTGGCGCGCGGGAAACTCCTGTTTCAGCGCGGCGCGGCTGGGGCCTGGCCCAGAGGCACGTTGTAACAGTAGACGATTTGCCAGCGGCCCTCGCGGCGCTCGAATACCTCGGTGACGCCCATGGATGCGACCATCTCCTGCGAATCGACGCGCAGGGTAGTATGGGTGATGCCCGTCACGATGCCGACGTCGCCGAACACGCGTGCCTCGAAACCGACTCCTTCGTTGGATACGACGATGGCGGGCGGCGAGCGCACCCAGTCGAGAAAGGCCTCGCGGTCGATGTCGGGCTCGCCCACGGTGCGGAAGATGGCTTCCGGCGCCAAGAAGGCCTCGAGCAACGCCGGCTCGGTGTTTCGAAAGGCGATGAGCCCGAGCTGCACGATTTCGAGCAGCTGGGCAACGTCGTCGGTGTTCATGGTTTCTCCCTGAAGAGCGCCCATAACGTACGGGGTGGATGCTACCATCCCGATGCCATGTCGTTTCGCTGGTTTTTCCTCGGTGCCTTGCTCGTGGCGTGCCACGCAAATCAGGAATCGACCCATGATGGGCGTAAGCAATCGGTCCTCGACATCCGAGACGCAGAGGCCACGTGCCCACCCATCGCGCTGAATGCGTCCCTGGACGATCTGGTTCACGCGATCGTGTCCAACATGGGATTGAAGGCCGGTGCTGGCTCCGACGCGTACGTGGTCCCAAGTCCGAGTGTCCGCGACGCGTTTGCGGCCTCCGTGGTTTCGACCTTGTCGGGCGACACGCACAAGGCGTGCGGTCTCCCCGCATCGTATCGCTCCTTCTCGCTCCACGATGGGGCGGAGGACATTCTCCTCGTCGCCGAGCTCGACGCCACCGGGCACCCCGCGCCGCAGTCGTTCTGGGGTACCTACGCATCGCGGAGACCCGCGCCCGGAACGCGCGCCTTGGTCGTCGAGGCACCGCATCCCTTGTTCGACAAGAACACACCGTACGAATCGCGCGCGGTCTTCTCCGAGGCGCGTGCCGAGTGGTTTCTCATGGCGGGGGCGCATCGATGCGCCAATGAGGGCAGCGCCGGCTGCGACGGCACGACCACGGCCTGCGGTGGCGACTCGGCGCCCTATCGCGAATCGGACACGGCCCATGCGACCACGTCGCCCTTCTTCGCCATTCACGCCGAGCTTTCCAGGAGCACCGACGCACCCTTTCTCCAATTGCACGGCAACGCACAGAGCTGCCCCGACGCCTTGATCAGCGACGCATCGGGCACCTACTCCGATGCGGGGGTGACCGCGCGCCTCGCCGCGGCCATCGAGGCGAGGGGGCCCTCGGTCGGCCGCTGCGGCCTGGGTTACCCGAAGACGGGTTGCAGCTTGTGCGGGACGGACAACGTCGAAGCGCGCATGACGGCCGGTTCGAGCCAGGCATGTACGGAGAAGGGAACGCAGTACGGCCGCCTCGTTCACCTCGAACAGCGCCCCGGCCTCCGGCAGATTCCCGACGGCGGCACCCCGGGCTACCAGCCCGTCGTCGATGCCGTCATAGCGACGTTCACGCCGCGTTAGGTGGCAATCCCGTCCAAGGCACCGAATGGGAATGAACGAGCTGCCACCGGCCGTCGCGGCGCACGAACACCTCCGTGAAGCCGTCGGCATCGATGACATCGCCGGCTTCGGTGCGCATGTGCGCACGCCGGATGCCCGTCACCACGCCGGTGTCACCGAACACGTGCACGTCGAACGCCTCGCCTTCCATCGAAACGATGGTTCCCTTGGACGCGCGCAACCATTCGATGAATTCCGCGCGTGTCATGTTGGGCATGCCGGGTACGCAAATGACGAAATCGGGTGCCAGGATCGCCTCCAGCAGCGCAGGCTCGGAGTTGCGCGCGGCGATGATCCCCAGACGCATCATCTCGAGGAGCTGTTCGTGGTCGTCGCTCATGCTTTCTTCCGCTTCTTCACTGGCCTCTTTACCTGCTTCGTTGCCCGCTTCTTCGCACGCGGTGGTGGCGTCTCCTCTTCGGACAGCCAGCCGTAGCGCTCGAGGTCAATCGTACCATCCCGATTGAAGCGTACGCCTTCCTTCTCCAGAATGGTCCGCTGCAATCCGGGATGTTCCCCGTCGGTCGAGATACCGCCGCGCCCGTTCACGACGCGCTGCCAGGGAATCGCCCCATCGGGGGCCGCCCGAATCGCCCACCCGACGCCGACCGGGGTGAGGCGCCGGTCGATCATCTGCGAAACCTGACCATAGGTGATGACTTTGCCACGCGGAATGCGCTGGAGGATCTCCCATACACGCTCGAAGGGCGGCGTCTCTTTGGCTGGCGTCTTGGGCATCGAACTCCATGCTTTACCATGAGGCGCCTTGACAATGTCAAGTCGACCCCGACCCGCTAACGACCGGTCTTCTCCAGCATCGCCGACACCACGTCGCGGTGCGCTCGGGTGGTGAAGCAATTCGGCTCCGCGAACTCCTCGGCCAGGATGGCGTGGGGCCAGGCCATGTCCTGAGCACCGCGGAGGAGAGGCTTCATCATGCGCACCACGTGCTCGGGAAGCGCCGCGATCTTGCGCACCCAGGCGAAGGCGGCTTCCTCCAGCGCCTCGGGCGGATGCACCGCATTGGCGAGTCCGAAGCGCACGGCATCGTCGCCGCCGAGGGGCTCGCCCGAGACGAAAAGCTCGAAGGCGCGCGCATGCCCGAGCCTGCGCGTCACCAGCCAGCTCATTCCCACCTCCGGCACCAGCCCGATGCGGCCAAACGCGGGCACCAGCCGTGCGCGCGACGAGACGAGAACCAGATCGCACGCGAGCGCGAAGGACAGCCCCACACCGGCCGCCGCCCCATCGACCGCCGCGACGAACGGCTTGTCCGACTGCGCGATGAGCCGCACGATGCCGCCGAACTGCGTGCGGATCCACCGCCACAGCGCCGTGGCCCCGTCGTTCGAATCGAGCAGCGGCCACGCGGTGTCGCGCATCAAGCGAAGATCGCCCCCCGCGGAAAAAGCACCGCTTGCGCCCGTGAGCACGATGGCCCGAACCGCGGGGTTGTTCACCAGCCGTTCGAGCTCGTCGCGCAGGCGCACCGTGAGAGGGCCCGATAGGGCATTGAGGCGCGCCGGATCGTTCATGCGGACGACGGCGCATCCCTCGAATGGATACGCGACGTTCACGAGATCGGCACCCGCCGCGCGAAAGTCCTCGATCATGGCGTCGTAGTGACTCATGGCAGTGTTCATTCGCTCTCCTCCGTCGTTCGTTTTCGCACCGACGCCCATGCGGCGTCGGCCAGCAGCACGCGGGCCCGTACCATCTCGGTCTTCGATTGGCCCTCCAGCCATTGACGCGCGTACGACGCTGCG encodes:
- a CDS encoding NAD(P)H-binding protein; protein product: MNIGILGATGNIGQRIAAEALRRGHRITAITRDASNFRDQPKTTWKVADVLDAASIGRVLEDLDVLVSTFQPGNGARDLDDVIRRSIAHPGVYAKAATAMLEAIAASARPSLRLLVVGGAGSLELRPGLALVDSPDVGQRLDEIGIPREYEVAVRGHRDALNVLRLSNRNWTYFSPAEQIGPGERTGRFRLGENQPVLDADGKSRISYEDFAVALIDEVEIPKYIQRRLTIGY
- a CDS encoding nuclear transport factor 2 family protein, with translation MNTDDVAQLLEIVQLGLIAFRNTEPALLEAFLAPEAIFRTVGEPDIDREAFLDWVRSPPAIVVSNEGVGFEARVFGDVGIVTGITHTTLRVDSQEMVASMGVTEVFERREGRWQIVYCYNVPLGQAPAAPR
- a CDS encoding nuclear transport factor 2 family protein, with the translated sequence MSDDHEQLLEMMRLGIIAARNSEPALLEAILAPDFVICVPGMPNMTRAEFIEWLRASKGTIVSMEGEAFDVHVFGDTGVVTGIRRAHMRTEAGDVIDADGFTEVFVRRDGRWQLVHSHSVPWTGLPPNAA
- a CDS encoding MGMT family protein, translated to MPKTPAKETPPFERVWEILQRIPRGKVITYGQVSQMIDRRLTPVGVGWAIRAAPDGAIPWQRVVNGRGGISTDGEHPGLQRTILEKEGVRFNRDGTIDLERYGWLSEEETPPPRAKKRATKQVKRPVKKRKKA
- a CDS encoding enoyl-CoA hydratase-related protein, translated to MNTAMSHYDAMIEDFRAAGADLVNVAYPFEGCAVVRMNDPARLNALSGPLTVRLRDELERLVNNPAVRAIVLTGASGAFSAGGDLRLMRDTAWPLLDSNDGATALWRWIRTQFGGIVRLIAQSDKPFVAAVDGAAAGVGLSFALACDLVLVSSRARLVPAFGRIGLVPEVGMSWLVTRRLGHARAFELFVSGEPLGGDDAVRFGLANAVHPPEALEEAAFAWVRKIAALPEHVVRMMKPLLRGAQDMAWPHAILAEEFAEPNCFTTRAHRDVVSAMLEKTGR